The following proteins are encoded in a genomic region of Heptranchias perlo isolate sHepPer1 chromosome 6, sHepPer1.hap1, whole genome shotgun sequence:
- the LOC137322466 gene encoding P2Y purinoceptor 2-like has protein sequence MTGISGENPHNCTFNEDFKYILLPVSYGIVFVVGLVLNALAIWVFVFRMRPWNITTTYMFNLAISDTMYVISLPLLIYYYAKHNDWPFGAALCKIVRFLFYTNLYCSILFLTCLSIYRFLGICFPMQSLRWSNLRYTRIVCIVVWGVVIAFQTPIFVFVNIEGTGNTTICYDTSNQIYFNKFVIYNAVQLVLLFCGPFTVVIICYGITTKKLLRPNDIRPEYARSRKKSIKMIITVLTVFVLCFLPFHITRSIYYSSRSLHVSCSTLDAVNLAYKLTRPLASANSCLDPILYVLGGQTYRSKLARKGNGAEKKNNLPLAKKTTSGADISHSVCTTEIGLEEIKQATAGCGDGV, from the coding sequence ATGACTGGAATTTCTGGGGAGAATCCACACAATTGTACTTTTAATGAGGACTTTAAATATATTCTGCTTCCCGTGTCTTACGGGATAGTGTTTGTGGTAGGACTTGTTCTCAATGCTCTGGCAATATGGGTCTTTGTGTTTCGAATGAGACCGTGGAACATTACAACCACCTACATGTTCAACCTGGCTATCTCAGACACCATGTATGTTATATCATTGCCTCTGCTGATCTATTACTATGCAAAACACAATGACTGGCCTTTTGGGGCAGCATTGTGCAAAATTGTCCGATTCCTATTTTATACCAACCTGTACTGCAGTATCCTTTTTCTCACCTGTCTGAGCATCTATAGATTCCTGGGGATCTGTTTTCCAATGCAGTCACTGAGGTGGTCAAATTTGCGATATACCAGGATAGTGTGCATTGTTGTTTGGGGTGTTGTGATAGCATTCCAGACACCTATATTCGTATTTGTCAACATAGAGGGTACCGGTAACACCACCATTTGTTATGACACTTCAAACCAAATATATTTCAATAAGTTTGTGATTTACAATGCCGTACAGTTGGTGTTGCTTTTTTGTGGTCCCTTCACAGTGGTCATAATCTGCTATGGGATTACGACCAAAAAACTCCTTCGGCCCAACGACATACGTCCCGAATATGCCAGATCCAGGAAAAAATCAATCAAGATGATTATTACTGTACTCACTGTTTTTGTCTTATGTTTCTTACCTTTCCACATCACACGTTCCATTTACTATTCCTCAAGAAGTCTTCATGTGAGCTGTAGTACACTAGATGCAGTAAACCTTGCCTACAAGCTGACCAGGCCCCTTGCAAGCGCAAATAGTTGCCTAGATCCAATTCTTTATGTTCTAGGTGGGCAAACGTATCGAAGTAAGCTGGCACGTAAAGGTAATGGTGCTGAAAAAAAGAACAATCTTCCTTTAGCCAAAAAGACAACCAGTGGAGCAGACATTTCGCACTCTGTTTGTACCACAGAAATTGGGCTTGAGGAAATAAAGCAAGCTACTGCTGGATGTGGCGATGGGGTCTAA